GTGGACGTCCCAGAGGTCCTGTAGGCAGCGCTCGACATGTGAGCGCGCGAGATCTATATCGGACAATTTGTACTCCTTCGTAGTGGCGGCTCCCATGCGGTAAGTCGCGTCCCGTACGAGGTCGGTACCCCGCACTCACGGAGGGGGTCCGGGCACAGTAAATATTGCGTCCCGGTAGCCGAGGACCGGCGGAGCTGTCGGGTTGAGCGATTAGCCTCAGCACAAGCGCGTGGTAGGACCGGCATTCAGGAGGGTGAGGCATGGCAGTTGGACCTGATTTTGTTCCGTGGATGCAACAACAGGTCGGCGAGTGGGCGGATAAGTATGGGGTGGACGGCAGGCGCGCATTCCCGGCCTGGTGTTTGCACTTCCTGTTCGACGTCGAAGACGATGACGCCTTCAACCAAACCGACACCCTCACACAGGGCGACGCCGGGCTTGACGGTTGGTACTTCGACCTCGACAGCGGGGTCTTCCATCTAATGCAGGCGAAGTATCTTGACGATCCGACGAACGGACAGGTCAGTGGCGGCGCACTGGACCCGCTCCTCAGGGCAGCGCTTCTGCTGCAAGATCCCAGCAAGATCGAGGAAGGTCCTCATCGGGCAAAACTCACCAGTATCGCCATTGACCTGCAACAGGCTCTCCTGGATGAGGTCGCCGTGTCGCTCGATTTCATGATCGCTGGATCGGTCTCAGACCAGACCAAGTTAGAGCTGGAGCAAGCGGCCTCCGCGCTTGGCCCGAATTTCAGCGCGACTTTCTACGACACCGGTCGACTATGGTCCGTGCGGCTTGCCGATGAGCCGATCGCTGACCTCGCAGGTGAGACCGTCACCTTCGCTGTTGCAGGTCCAAATGAACACTTCGAGCGTGACAGCATTGCCCTCGGCGGTGTCGAGAAGGCGGCAGTGGCAACGATCGACGGGCGATCTCTGGCTGATGTCGCGGACGGAGTGGGTGCCAGGCTATTTCATAGCAATGTTCGGTACTATCTCAGAGGCACCAACCGAGTTAATAAATCCATGCGTACCACGCTAGAAACTCCAGACGGGAAATCCGCCTTCTGGCTCTACAATAATGGCCTCACCATCGTCGCAGATACCTTCGAATTTAAGTCGAATAACGGCACGACGGTTATTGCAATAGAAAATCCACAGATCGTCAACGGCGCGCAGACGACTTCGGTTTTGAAAGACCGGCGAGCCCACCTTCAACCTGGCGACGTATCGGTTCAAGCTCGCATCATAGCGGTCACGAAAGACGAGGATGGCCGTAAACGACTCGAGAAGATTTCGGAGTTCACCAACAGCCAAAGTCCTGTGCGCGCTGGGGATTTGCGCGCAAACGATCGACGACATAAGACGCTTCAACAAGCCTTCGACATGCTGCCCAGCCCGGTGTTCTACGAGCGACGCCGAGGCGAGTGGTACTCGTTGGATGCGGCATCAAAGCAGCGATACCAAACGCGAAAAGTCACCAAGGAAGAGATCGGACAGCGGTATCTCGCATTCCGCGGAAAACCAGCCGAATCAATCGCAAAGAAGGATTCAATATTCGGGGAATTGGAAGCAGAAGCATTCGACACTTCAGTGTCGGCTCATGTATACATGCTTGCCGATACCCTGTACAAACAGGCTTACGATTTGTTGAGAGAAAGTCAGCAGGACCAGCTCCTCGCGCTCGTCCCCGGCTTCAGTACGCCTATATCCTCCGAGGAAGGCGCACCGACTCAGATCGCGACCCTCAGGCGCGTCCACAAATTAGCTTGCGCACATGCAGTCGCCCTGGCTCATGTGGTCCTGACCAAGCGTTATAGCACTATCGCCGGTTACCGATCGGCAGTCATCCGAACCCGACTGATGGACCCCGCCGACGGGACGAAGGATCTGGTATGGGGATTGGTTTTCAAGTCGATCCGCTTATGGCTCTCGGCGCTCCAGGACAAGGGAGCCTTGAAAGCGACCTTGCAGCGTAGCGAGGGCTTCACGCAGCAGAAGGCGACGCTGCAAGACGTCATGGTCGATGTTGACCTCAACGTCAAGATGGCCGCAATACCGACATCACCGGCTTGACGACAGCCGATGACCCCGAATCTCGACCCTCGCCTCGGCTAGTGCCTGCTGCCAGCCGCGCAGCGTTCCAATGCGCTCAGGATGTTCGTACAAGCCGGCGCGACGCTCAGCTCGCGTCAATCGCTCATAGAGCTGTCGCCGCGGATCGTCGGGCGCAACGAATTCTTCCTTGCGGTGGAGCAGTGGCGGGTTTTCTGAGCGGCTGTAATCACGCCAGTCCACGCTGAGCCTT
This genomic window from Mycobacterium saskatchewanense contains:
- a CDS encoding AIPR family protein; amino-acid sequence: MAVGPDFVPWMQQQVGEWADKYGVDGRRAFPAWCLHFLFDVEDDDAFNQTDTLTQGDAGLDGWYFDLDSGVFHLMQAKYLDDPTNGQVSGGALDPLLRAALLLQDPSKIEEGPHRAKLTSIAIDLQQALLDEVAVSLDFMIAGSVSDQTKLELEQAASALGPNFSATFYDTGRLWSVRLADEPIADLAGETVTFAVAGPNEHFERDSIALGGVEKAAVATIDGRSLADVADGVGARLFHSNVRYYLRGTNRVNKSMRTTLETPDGKSAFWLYNNGLTIVADTFEFKSNNGTTVIAIENPQIVNGAQTTSVLKDRRAHLQPGDVSVQARIIAVTKDEDGRKRLEKISEFTNSQSPVRAGDLRANDRRHKTLQQAFDMLPSPVFYERRRGEWYSLDAASKQRYQTRKVTKEEIGQRYLAFRGKPAESIAKKDSIFGELEAEAFDTSVSAHVYMLADTLYKQAYDLLRESQQDQLLALVPGFSTPISSEEGAPTQIATLRRVHKLACAHAVALAHVVLTKRYSTIAGYRSAVIRTRLMDPADGTKDLVWGLVFKSIRLWLSALQDKGALKATLQRSEGFTQQKATLQDVMVDVDLNVKMAAIPTSPA